One window of Papaver somniferum cultivar HN1 chromosome 9, ASM357369v1, whole genome shotgun sequence genomic DNA carries:
- the LOC113312775 gene encoding uncharacterized protein LOC113312775, with translation MNHVIDVLSKYIFIFVFCDRSMYKTLTSFQTFRVDGGHGTILHNAVAQDDFGVLGVLTYIPNIQTRKKDDEKQQKMPELNQLYIMQWLKMSKVICHNPLVGGDYCEQNQWMRCSSQWVYEDGSAV, from the exons atgaaTCATGTGATAGATGTTCTTTcaaaatatattttcatttttgtATTTTGTGATAGATCCAT GTACAAGACACTAACCTCTTTTCAAACTTTTCGTGTTGATGGAGGACATGGTACTATCTTACATAATGCAGTGGCTCAAG ATGACTTTGGGGTGCTTGGGGTGTTGACATACATACCCAACATTcaaacaaggaaaaaagatgaCGAGAAGCAGCAGAAGATGCCTGAACTAAATCAGTTATACATAATGCAATGGCTCAAGATGTCCAAAGTTATATGTCATAATCCACTTGTAGGTGGTGATTACTGTGAACAAAATCAGTGGATGAGATGTTCGTCTCAATGGgtttatgaagatggtagtgctgtttaa